The Actinomadura graeca nucleotide sequence CGCGCCACGGCTTCCAGCCGATCCTCGGTACTCCGGTGGCGCCAGAGGTGTACGAGGAACTTCTCCGCTCGTACGACGAGGGCGTGGCAGAGTTCCTCGACCTCGACCGGGTCAAGCCGAATACGTTGGGCAACACCCGGATGTTGCTTCGCCTGGAGGACTGACCCCCGATGAGTGATTCCCACGACCGCGGACGGCCCTACCAGCCGCCACAGGGACAGGGTTCGTACGGACCGCCGCCTCCGTACCAAAATCCTCCACAGCGCCAGCAGCCGCAGGAGCAACGGCAGCAAGCCCGGCAGCAGCAGTGGCAGCAGCAGCCCCAGCAACAGCAGTGGCAACAGGACCAATGGCAACAGCAGTCGTACGAGCAGCAGTCGTACCAACGCCACGAACCGTCCTATGACGAGTACGGCGACTCCGGGAACGCCGCGGATCTGCCGCTGGCGCCCATCCACCGTCGCGCCGGGGCGCGCATCATCGACAACGCCCTTGTCGCGGTCTTCGGTTTCGCGCTCGTCCTCCCCGTCACGGTCGGCGCGTTCGGCCTCGGCAAGGCCGGCAGCAAGGCGGAGGACGAGGGGGGCATCTGGAACTGGCCCATCATCTTCACCCTGTTCTTCGTCCTGTCGGTGCTGCCGTTCATCTACGAGGCCGTCCAGCTGTCGATGTGGGGACGGACGCTAGGCAAGCGCGTGCTCGGCCTTGGCGTCGTCCAGGTGCGCCCGGCGGGCGCGGCGGTGACGACCACGCAGGCGGTGTGGCGCGCGGCCGTCACCCACGTCGCGTACCAGATCGGTGTGTTCTTCTTCCTCGTCCTCGCCGTGATGGTGTGGAGCTACGCCGCGTACGGAATGCTGCTCGTCTGGGCGGGCGGGCTGATGGCGTACCTGTGGGCGATCTGGGACCAGCCCTTGCACCAGGCCCTCCACGACCGCTTCTCGGGGACGATCGTCATCGACGAGCGGGTGGACGACTCCGAGTACAACGAGTACGCGGAGTAGAGCTGCGATGGCGGCCTCGCAGCGCCCCGGCGAGCCGTCCGAGGCGGGCCTCCCCGTCTCGGGCGAGGAACCTCTCGCTTTCGCCGGATCCGGCCATGCCGATCCCGGTCATCCAGGACTCGGCCTTGCCGAACCGGACAGTGCCGACCCGGACGACGCGAAAGCGGACGACCCCGGATCCGGCGTCGCCGATACGAACCTCGTCGATCCGAACGCCGTCGATCCGAACCTTGCCGATCCGGGCCAGCGGCTCCTCGCGCGTATCGTCGACACGCTCATCGTCGGCCTGCCCGTGATCATCATCATCCGCGAGCTGGTGACCGGACAGCGTGTGGACGTGGTGGCACCGCCCGCGGTCGCGGGTTGCCTCTTGCTATACGAGGCCGTCCAGTTGGCCGTCTGGGGCCGGACTCTGGGCAAGCGGTTCGCCGGTATAGAAGTGGTCGTGGCGCCCTCCCAGACGGGCACTGAGCCCGCGACAGGCCCACGGCGACGGGGACGGCTGGGAATCCTGCGGGCTACGGCACGGGCGGCGGTGTACGCCCTGCCGGTCGCGGCCCGTCCCGTGCCCATCCTCGGCCTCCTCGCAGGCTTTTTCTGGGTGGCGAACGCCGGGATGCTGTATGAGGGCACACGCCGCCAGGCCCTCCACGACAGGCTTGTCGGCACCGAGGTCAGGAAACGCCTGCCCGACGAGCTTCCGTCTGCCTGACCCCCCTTCCCGGCGCATCTTCCGCGCGGCTCCGTGTGCCCTCGGCAGCTTGCGCGGTCTCCGTCCGGCCCACGTGCCTCCATCCGCCCCCGCGCGCGCCCCGCGCGCCCCTGCGCGTGGCTCCGCCGCCCGCCCCAGGCCCCTGGGCGCTTCGTGCCATCTGCGTTCGGTGCTTGAGGTGACGTCGCTGTGTCCTCTTCCTAGGGCGGTGCTGGTGTCCTAAGGCTGCGCTATCGCGCTCGTTGTGGTGCCCTCTCGACGGTGCCCGCGACGCCGCGCTCCTGCTGGCAGTTTTGTTCTGCACCATCAGGACGACCGACTGCCGCGTCTATGGGCGGCTCTGCCGTTCCTTCCCAAGGGGCACATCTCCTTCACGGAGGTACAGGTGCGTCCTGTCCCGCAGCACCTGAGCGCTTCCCAGCTCGGCTTCCGGACGGGCTTCCAGACCGGCTTCCGTGTCGGCTTCCGGCTTGCCGCCCTGTGCCTTCACGCGAGCGTTAGAGCCGTCCAGACGCGGCTTTCGCGGTGATGCGCGGTCTTCCTTCACGATGCGTCGTGCAAGAGGTCGGCCGGTGTGTTATGGAGCCCAGGGGCCGGACGGGAAACAGGGCCCTCACGGCGAATCCCGTGCTCGTTCCGGTTACGGCCTCGAATCGAGGTGGATGTGTCCTGTCCCGGATGCGCCCTCCGCTTTGAGAGGCGGTTCCCACGTCCGCGCGGTCGGGCTTCATAGTGCGATGGACTAAGGGCGGATGGGACGTCGTCGCGCTTGGAACGGGCCTTTCGCCCGCGGCCCCGGTGGACGCGGTGACCGACCGGCTCTGCCGCTGCGGCGTTGCGGTCCCGGGGTTGAAGAAGCGGGGCCGGGAGTGGGATTGTGCCGCTTATCCGTAGATTTCGCGATGGGTCGTCTCCCACCTCGTAGCGGACGGATGGCGCATCGTGACTTCCCGTCACTCGGAGGTGGCAACAGATTTTCGTCGGCGGCGGTCCCGCCGTTATCCAGCGACATCGCCGGGGGAGGGCGCAGGTCCCACCCTCCCTGCGGGGTCGTCGGAGCCTCGCGCATTCCCTGGCCAGCGTACGGTAAGTACCGTTACGGCAGGGTTAATCGTTGGGGCGCGGGGTCGGTGCCCCCTGCCTGTTAAGGTCCGTGCGGGCTCTTTTCCGCCCGGAGGCGCGGGCGGGAAAGCGGCCGTGCCCCGAAACCCGGGGCAATCCGCGATCGGCGGCCCAGGTCAGGACCGGTGGGTGGTGACCCCGGTCACGCCGAAATCCCGGCTGCGGCCCCGGCCGCCCGGACAATTTCCCCGGCGGGGGCCCGCCCCGCGTCCGGCGCGCGCCACGGTCATGCCGGATTCGGTGGAGCATGATTACAACGAGTAACCCAGGTTCATCGACTTCATCGCGTGTCTTGAATTGTCATCGGCGGACTTCTCGGTATATCTTTGTCAACCGAATGGAAGTTTGCTCCAGCCGAAAGGTCTGTCCCCATGGCACAGAAGGTCCAGGTGCTTCTCGTCGACGACCTCGACGGTGGCGAGGCGGACGAGACCGTAGCGTTCTCGATCGACGGCGCCTCCTACGAGATCGACTTGAGTGGCGCCAACGCAAAGAAGCTGCGGGATTCCCTGCACCCGTTCGTGGAGAAGTCGCGTAAGGCGGGCACGGGCACCCGTCGGCGCCGCCAGCGCGGCGCGTCCAGCCGCGAGCGCAGTGCCGAGATCCGCGCCTGGGCCAAGAACAATGGCATCAAGGTCAATGAGCGCGGCAGGATCCCGGCCACGGTGATCGAACAGTACGAGGCGGCCAACTGATCCGCCCGTCTCGCCGGCGGCCCGTCTCCGTTCGCGAGGCGGGCCGTTCGCTTGTGGCGTAGCGTCCGGCGGGTTTGCGGGGTCCGCCGGGAGGTAGACCCGGCGCGCGGGCGGAACACCGCTCCATTCGGCAGGCCCCGGACGTGCCTTGATCGACCTGCGAAAACCCCCCGTTCGCTTGGGGCGTAGCGGGAACATGACGCACCGATGCGGTAGTTGGATGAGACTGAACAGCGCTTAGCTGGGGAACGTCTTCTGGTGGGAGTGCACCGGGCGGCCTCCTCGGGGCGGGCTAGCATGCGGAAGGACAGTTCCGGACGTTCCGGACTCTGCCCAACCGCTCTGTGAGGAGCGACGAGATGTTCGAGAGGTTCACCGACCGCGCGCGGCGGGTTGTCGTCCTGGCTCAGGAAGAGGCCAGGATGCTCAACCACAACTACATCGGCACCGAGCACATCCTCCTTGGTCTGATCCACGAGGGCGAGGGTGTCGCTGCCAAGGCACTGGAGAGCCTGGGGATCAGTCTCGAGGCGGTGCGCCAGCAGGTCGAAGAGATCATCGGCCAGGGCCAGCAGGCGCCGTCGGGCCACATCCCGTTCACTCCGCGTGCCAAGAAGGTCCTTGAGCTGTCCCTGCGCGAGGCGCTGCAGCTCGGCCACAACTACATCGGCACCGAGCACATCCTGCTGGGTCTGATCCGCGAGGGCGAGGGTGTCGCCGCCCAGGTCCTGGTGAAGCTGGGCGCCGACCTCAACCGGGTGCGCCAGCAGGTCATCCAGTTGCTGCACGGCTACCAGGGCAAGGAGCCGGCCGCCTCCGGCGGTCCCTCGGAGTCGGCCCCCTCCACCTCCCTCGTGCTCGACCAGTTCGGCCGCAACCTGACGCAGGCCGCGCGGGAGGGCAAGCTCGATCCCGTCATCGGCCGTGACAAGGAGATCGAGCGGGTCATGCAGGTGCTGTCCCGCCGTACCAAGAACAACCCCGTCCTGGTGGGCGAGCCCGGCGTCGGCAAGACCGCCGTCGTCGAGGGCCTCGCGCAGAAGATCGTCAAGGGCGAGGTGCCCGAGACGCTCAAGGACAAGCAGCTCTACACGCTCGACCTCGGCGCGCTGGTCGCGGGCTCCCGGTACCGCGGTGACTTCGAGGAGCGCCTGAAGAAGGTGCTGAAGGAGATCCGCACGCGCGGCGACATCATCCTGTTCATCGACGAGCTGCACACGCTCGTCGGCGCGGGCGCCGCCGAGGGCGCGATCGACGCCGCCAGCATCCTCAAGCCGATGCTGGCCCGCGGTGAGCTGCAGACCATCGGCGCCACCACCCTGGACGAGTACCGCAAGCACCTGGAGAAGGACGCCGCGCTGGAGCGCCGCTTCCAGCCGATCCAGGTCGCCGAGCCGTCGCTGTCGCACACGATCGAGATCCTCAAGGGCCTGCGGGACCGCTACGAGGCGCACCACCGCGTGTCGATCACCGACAGCGCGCTGGTCGCGGCCGCGCAGCTCGCCGACCGCTACATCAGCGACCGGTTCCTGCCCGACAAGGCGATCGACCTCATCGACGAGGCCGGCTCGCGGATGCGGATCCGCCGCATGACCGCGCCGCCGGACCTGCGCGAGTACGACGAGAAGATCGCCGATGTCCGGCGCGAGAAGGAGTCCGCGATCGACGCGCAGGACTTCGAGAAGGCCGCCGCGCTCCGCGACTCCGAGAAGCAGCTGCTCGGCCAGAAGGCGCAGCGGGAGAAGGAGTGGAAGGCCGGCGACATGGACGTCGTCGCCGAGGTCACCGACGAGCTCATCGCCGAGGTCCTCGCCACCGCCACCGGCATCCCGGTCTTCAAGCTGACCGAGGAGGAGAGCACCCGCCTCCTGCGCATGGAGGACGAGCTCCACAAGCGCGTCATCGGCCAGGAGGACGCCATCAAGGCGCTCTCCCAGTCGATCCGCCGCACCCGCGCCGGCCTGAAGGACCCCAAGCGTCCCGGCGGCTCGTTCATCTTCGCCGGCCCGTCCGGTGTGGGTAAGACGGAGCTGTCCAAGACGCTCGCGGAGTTCCTCTTCGGCGACGAGGACGCGCTGATCCAGCTCGACATGTCCGAGTTCATGGAGAAGCACACCGTCTCGCGGCTGTTCGGCTCCCCGCCCGGCTACGTCGGGTACGAGGAGGGCGGCCAGCTCACCGAGAAGGTCCGCCGCAAGCCGTTCTCGGTCGTCCTGTTCGACGAGATCGAGAAGGCCCACCAGGACATCTTCAACTCGCTGCTGCAGATCCTGGAGGACGGCCGCCTCACCGACGCGCAGGGACGCGTCGTGGACTTCAAGAACACCGTCATCATCATGACGACGAACCTGGGGTCCAAGGACATCTCCAAGGGCGTCTCGATGGGCTTCGCCCGTCAGAACGACGAGCAGGGCTCGTACGAGCGGATGAAGGCCAAGGTCGGCGAGGAGCTCAAGCAGCACTTCCGTCCCGAGTTCCTCAACCGCGTCGACGACACGGTGGTCTTCCACCAGCTCACCCCGAAGGAGATCATCCAGATCGTCGATCTGATGATCGCCCGGGTGGACGAGCGGCTCCGCGACCGCGACATGGGCATCGAGCTGCGGCAGGAGGCCAAGGACCTGCTCGCCGAGCGGGGCTACGACCCCGTCCTCGGCGCCCGTCCGCTGCGCCGCACGATCCAGCGGGAGATCGAGGACAGCCTGTCCGAGAAGATCCTGTACAACGAGCTCAAGTCCGGCCAGATCGTGATCGTGGGCACCGAGGGCTCGGGCGAGGACGCCAAGTTCACCTTCAAGGGTGTGCCCAAGCCGTCCACCGTCCCGGACAGCCCGCCGCCCATCGAGGGCGCGGTCAACTTCAACAAGGACTGACCCGCCTCCTCTGAGGCGCCACGAAGGGCCCGCGCCCGTTTCCGGGGTGCGGGCCCTTCGGCTCGTTATCCCCAGAATCCCGTTCGGCTTCCCTCGTCCGCCTCGCCCCCGGAGCATGGATCCCAGCACCGACGAGACCCGGGGGAGTCATGAATCAGCCAGAGACACCGAAGCGTAACGGCCGCACCCGACGGCACCGGCGCAAGATCGGATGGGACGGCACGTCAGGTGAGGCGCCACAAGCGACGGGTCCTCTCCGTGACGTGATCCGCGTCGGCGTTCCCGTGCACCACTCGACGACGAGGCCGGAACCCGACGACCCGGGCCAGAGGCACATCTACCGCCTCACGCCACCAGGAGTCCGGTGGGCGCCCCGCGCGGCGCCGCTCGACTTCCTCATTGCCTCGTTCCGTCGAAGCCGCGAGAGTCGCCCTGACGGCCTGCTTCGACCAGTGCCCCTGCTCACGACGTCGTGGGTTGCCTTTGCGCGATCACTTCTCGTTCTCGCGGCAAGAGTTGCAGCGGCCCTCGGAGGAGCTCGACAGCTTCATCCCGCCCAGCGTCATGCGGCTCAGACGAGCAGCCGAAGCCAGACCGCCCAGATCGTGATCAACCCTGATTTGGACAGTCGTCGAATGTCGGAGGTCCTCCCTAAAATTCGAACATGCAATCGAATGTGCTCGGTTCTGCGGCGGAATTCCAGCGGCGAAAGAAGCACCTCGCGCGGGCCTCCCCGTCCCGCATACGGACCCAGAAGCCACCACGGCTCCCGATCCTGCGATCGCGTCTCCAGGGGGAGTTGCTGGCCCGCCTCCTGCTAGGTCCCCAGCGTGAGATGACAATGCTCGACCTGGCAGTGATGCTCCGCGCCGACCTTGGATCCGTCATGCGCGAGGTGGAGCAACTGGCCCAGGCGGGCGTCCTGACTCTGCGACGCACCCTGGCAGGACGTGTGGTCACCCGAGACATCTCCAGCCCGCTCTACGAACCGCTCGCGCAGCTGATCATGCTGACGTTCGGCCCCGCAACCGTCGTGGCGGAGGAGTTCGGGCGGCTCCCCGCCGTCCAGGAGGTCCACCTGTTCGGAGCCTGGGCCGAGCGCTACGCGGGCGTTCCGGGTGCGTCGCCCGCCGACATCGAGGTCCTTGTCATCGGACGGATCGAACCGGACGCCGCCTTCGACGCCGCCCAGGAGGCCACCGCACGCCTCGGCCTCCCCGTCCACCCGGTCGTCCGGACGGCCGCACAATGGCGGAACGACACAGACCCCTTCCTCCGCGAGATCCGCGCCACCCACATGCTCGATGTAACCCCCCGAAGACTGTCCACGTAACGTCAGGCGATCAAGATCGTTGATCTTTATGGGAGCGGGTGATCAGGCCGACCGGGACAAGTGGGTGCCGGTGTTTCACCGGCCTGCCGGTGCGGCAGTTCCGCCGCCCGGTGCGGATCGTTGCAGGCCGGGGCGGGGATCAGACCGGCACCGGACGACGGCGTCCACCACGCCACCCGCGGCATCGCCCTC carries:
- a CDS encoding RDD family protein, which translates into the protein MSDSHDRGRPYQPPQGQGSYGPPPPYQNPPQRQQPQEQRQQARQQQWQQQPQQQQWQQDQWQQQSYEQQSYQRHEPSYDEYGDSGNAADLPLAPIHRRAGARIIDNALVAVFGFALVLPVTVGAFGLGKAGSKAEDEGGIWNWPIIFTLFFVLSVLPFIYEAVQLSMWGRTLGKRVLGLGVVQVRPAGAAVTTTQAVWRAAVTHVAYQIGVFFFLVLAVMVWSYAAYGMLLVWAGGLMAYLWAIWDQPLHQALHDRFSGTIVIDERVDDSEYNEYAE
- a CDS encoding RDD family protein, with the translated sequence MAASQRPGEPSEAGLPVSGEEPLAFAGSGHADPGHPGLGLAEPDSADPDDAKADDPGSGVADTNLVDPNAVDPNLADPGQRLLARIVDTLIVGLPVIIIIRELVTGQRVDVVAPPAVAGCLLLYEAVQLAVWGRTLGKRFAGIEVVVAPSQTGTEPATGPRRRGRLGILRATARAAVYALPVAARPVPILGLLAGFFWVANAGMLYEGTRRQALHDRLVGTEVRKRLPDELPSA
- a CDS encoding histone-like nucleoid-structuring protein Lsr2, coding for MAQKVQVLLVDDLDGGEADETVAFSIDGASYEIDLSGANAKKLRDSLHPFVEKSRKAGTGTRRRRQRGASSRERSAEIRAWAKNNGIKVNERGRIPATVIEQYEAAN
- a CDS encoding ATP-dependent Clp protease ATP-binding subunit, giving the protein MFERFTDRARRVVVLAQEEARMLNHNYIGTEHILLGLIHEGEGVAAKALESLGISLEAVRQQVEEIIGQGQQAPSGHIPFTPRAKKVLELSLREALQLGHNYIGTEHILLGLIREGEGVAAQVLVKLGADLNRVRQQVIQLLHGYQGKEPAASGGPSESAPSTSLVLDQFGRNLTQAAREGKLDPVIGRDKEIERVMQVLSRRTKNNPVLVGEPGVGKTAVVEGLAQKIVKGEVPETLKDKQLYTLDLGALVAGSRYRGDFEERLKKVLKEIRTRGDIILFIDELHTLVGAGAAEGAIDAASILKPMLARGELQTIGATTLDEYRKHLEKDAALERRFQPIQVAEPSLSHTIEILKGLRDRYEAHHRVSITDSALVAAAQLADRYISDRFLPDKAIDLIDEAGSRMRIRRMTAPPDLREYDEKIADVRREKESAIDAQDFEKAAALRDSEKQLLGQKAQREKEWKAGDMDVVAEVTDELIAEVLATATGIPVFKLTEEESTRLLRMEDELHKRVIGQEDAIKALSQSIRRTRAGLKDPKRPGGSFIFAGPSGVGKTELSKTLAEFLFGDEDALIQLDMSEFMEKHTVSRLFGSPPGYVGYEEGGQLTEKVRRKPFSVVLFDEIEKAHQDIFNSLLQILEDGRLTDAQGRVVDFKNTVIIMTTNLGSKDISKGVSMGFARQNDEQGSYERMKAKVGEELKQHFRPEFLNRVDDTVVFHQLTPKEIIQIVDLMIARVDERLRDRDMGIELRQEAKDLLAERGYDPVLGARPLRRTIQREIEDSLSEKILYNELKSGQIVIVGTEGSGEDAKFTFKGVPKPSTVPDSPPPIEGAVNFNKD